The following are encoded together in the Daucus carota subsp. sativus chromosome 5, DH1 v3.0, whole genome shotgun sequence genome:
- the LOC108223829 gene encoding uncharacterized protein LOC108223829, which produces MEFIDVSSTTSHREPPEPEDLLEECWFFGNLFVDSKSKMSNSSADLGPSSNCNTQGEMSVTRSEGSQTKGDDFDLRKLARAPSLPSYMEPKVDMFDQGKDGSRGSNSRPQNNLTREQSLPACFGRQEEDEDEDEESEFMLGRLIRQASVKSSHVLPPRHDSKSLSKNSPRKTTDEVESNNTGIRGRYVSDGTKIRRSRSDIPRKELRSFKTLASVEEECRDETKEKMTNKYSPRILNWGDNEKRSSQDMKSEIKFWARAVASNVASPSPLIVNRN; this is translated from the exons ATGGAGTTCATTGACGTGTCTTCGACGACTTCCCATAGAGAACCGCCCGAGCCTGAAGACCTTTTGGAAGAATGTTGGTTCTTTGGCAACTTGTTCGTGGATAGTAAATCAAAGATGTCGAACTCCTCTGCTGATCTTGGTCCTTCATCGAATTGCAATACTCAGGGAGAGATGTCAGTTACCAGAAGTGAAGGATCTCAGACGAAAGGAGATGACTTTGATCTTCGGAAGCTTGCAAGAGCACCATCTCTGCCAAGCTACATGGAACCAAAGGTAGACATGTTTGATCAAGGAAAAGATGGTTCCAGAGGAAGTAACTCAAGACCCCAAAATAATTTGACTCGAGAACAATCATTACCAGCTTGTTTCggaaggcaagaagaagatgaagatgaagatgaagagagtgaattTATGTTGGGCAGATTGATTAGGCAAGCCTCTGTTAAGTCTTCCCATGTCTTGCCTCCAAGACATGACTCAAAG AGCTTATCAAAAAATTCTCCAAGAAAGACAACAGATGAGGTCGAAAGCAACAATACGGGTATAAGAGGTCGATATGTCAGTGACGGAACCAAGATAAGAAGAAGCAGAAGTGATATTCCTAGGAAAGAATTAAGAAGTTTTAAGACCTTGGCCTCTGTTGAAGAAGAATGCAGAGACGAAACTAAAGAAAAAATGACAAACAAGTATTCTCCTAGGATTCTGAACTGGGGCGATAATGAGAAGAGATCATCTCAAGATATGAAGTCAGAAATCAAGTTCTGGGCTAGAGCTGTTGCATCAAATGTGGCTTCCCCAAGCCCTTTGATAGTTAATCGAAACTGA
- the LOC108223828 gene encoding uncharacterized exonuclease domain-containing protein At3g15140 isoform X1 yields MAVSRVCLHRFSLSISSIPPYISHLRPRIRHFAAVSASSHSTPNSTSTDITTTPPPSPRPRWKPMCLYFTQSLCTKMDDLAHLNAFSHTFSEELNINAAADMKHVRPQQFDHFLVLDLEGKVEILEFPVLMIDAKTLAVVDFFHRFVRPSEMGEQRINQYIEGKYGKIGVQSVWHDTAIPFTEVIKQFEDWMAKHQLWAREYGGHLNKAAFITCGNWDIKTKIPEQCKVSRMKTPSYFMEWINLKDIYLNFYKRRVSRASGMMTMMRELHMPLVGSHHLGIDDTKNITRVLRRLINDGAVLQITAQRNSTGSVEFLFENRIR; encoded by the exons ATGGCGGTTTCTAGGGTTTGTCTTCATCGATTTTCATTATCAATCTCTTCAATTCCACCCTACATTTCTCACCTTCGTCCCAGAATCCGTCACTTTGCAGCTGTCTCCGCTTCTTCTCATTCAACTCCAAATTCAACTTCTACTGATATCACCACCACTCCTCCGCCTTCTCCTCGTCCTCGGTGGAAGCCTATGTGTTTGTATTTCACTCAATCTCTCTGCACTAAg ATGGATGATCTTGCTCACTTAAATGCGTTCAGTCACACATTTTCTGAGGAGCTTAATATAAACGCCGCTGCCGATATGAAGCATGTACGCCCTCAACAGTTTGATCATTTTCTTGTGCTCGATTTGGAGGGCAAAGTTGAAATTCTGGAATTTCCTGTCCTTATGATTGATGCTAAAACCTTGGCAGTAGTTGATTTTTTCCACAG ATTTGTAAGACCCTCAGAAATGGGTGAGCAAAGAATAAATCAGTATATCGAAGGCAAGTATGGAAAAATCGGAGTTCAGAG TGTCTGGCATGATACAGCTATTCCATTTACGGAAGTTATAAAACAATTTGAAGACTGGATGGCAAAGCATCAATTGTGGGCAAGGGAATATGGCGGGCATCTTAATAAAGCTGCATTCATAACTTG TGGCAACTGGGACATAAAAACTAAAATCCCCGAGCAATGCAAAGTATCACGGATGAAGACCCCCTCATACTTTATGGAATGGATCAATTTGAAGGACATCTACCTGAACTTCTACAAGAGGAGGGTAAGCAGG GCCTCGGGTATGATGACAATGATGCGGGAGCTTCATATGCCATTGGTAGGAAGTCACCATCTTGGAATTGATGATACAAAGAACATAACAAGAGTTTTGCGACGCCTGATTAATGATGGTGCAGTTTTGCAGATCACCGCCCAGAGAAATTCTACAGGAAGTGTTGAATTTCTCTTTGAAAATCGTATCCGGTAG
- the LOC108223828 gene encoding uncharacterized exonuclease domain-containing protein At3g15140 isoform X2 — protein sequence MAVSRVCLHRFSLSISSIPPYISHLRPRIRHFAAVSASSHSTPNSTSTDITTTPPPSPRPRWKPMCLYFTQSLCTKMDDLAHLNAFSHTFSEELNINAAADMKHVRPQQFDHFLVLDLEGKVEILEFPVLMIDAKTLAVVDFFHRFVRPSEMGEQRINQYIEGKYGKIGVQSVWHDTAIPFTEVIKQFEDWMAKHQLWAREYGGHLNKAAFITCGNWDIKTKIPEQCKVSRMKTPSYFMEWINLKDIYLNFYKRRASGMMTMMRELHMPLVGSHHLGIDDTKNITRVLRRLINDGAVLQITAQRNSTGSVEFLFENRIR from the exons ATGGCGGTTTCTAGGGTTTGTCTTCATCGATTTTCATTATCAATCTCTTCAATTCCACCCTACATTTCTCACCTTCGTCCCAGAATCCGTCACTTTGCAGCTGTCTCCGCTTCTTCTCATTCAACTCCAAATTCAACTTCTACTGATATCACCACCACTCCTCCGCCTTCTCCTCGTCCTCGGTGGAAGCCTATGTGTTTGTATTTCACTCAATCTCTCTGCACTAAg ATGGATGATCTTGCTCACTTAAATGCGTTCAGTCACACATTTTCTGAGGAGCTTAATATAAACGCCGCTGCCGATATGAAGCATGTACGCCCTCAACAGTTTGATCATTTTCTTGTGCTCGATTTGGAGGGCAAAGTTGAAATTCTGGAATTTCCTGTCCTTATGATTGATGCTAAAACCTTGGCAGTAGTTGATTTTTTCCACAG ATTTGTAAGACCCTCAGAAATGGGTGAGCAAAGAATAAATCAGTATATCGAAGGCAAGTATGGAAAAATCGGAGTTCAGAG TGTCTGGCATGATACAGCTATTCCATTTACGGAAGTTATAAAACAATTTGAAGACTGGATGGCAAAGCATCAATTGTGGGCAAGGGAATATGGCGGGCATCTTAATAAAGCTGCATTCATAACTTG TGGCAACTGGGACATAAAAACTAAAATCCCCGAGCAATGCAAAGTATCACGGATGAAGACCCCCTCATACTTTATGGAATGGATCAATTTGAAGGACATCTACCTGAACTTCTACAAGAGGAGG GCCTCGGGTATGATGACAATGATGCGGGAGCTTCATATGCCATTGGTAGGAAGTCACCATCTTGGAATTGATGATACAAAGAACATAACAAGAGTTTTGCGACGCCTGATTAATGATGGTGCAGTTTTGCAGATCACCGCCCAGAGAAATTCTACAGGAAGTGTTGAATTTCTCTTTGAAAATCGTATCCGGTAG
- the LOC108220873 gene encoding E3 SUMO-protein ligase MMS21, with translation MASTSSASSSRMKTAAMALQSDNQTIIAEIRRTMNMFKDIAVDLEADHQSEMVKELEVGFIQLLETTGDCMHFSAAIESIGNGYEPKEQLTDFKKLFDEEIEKQKSRLSVAPEKDPLFRQFTAAVWNVNHAGQPMPGEEEEDIIVTSTQSNLLNVNCPLSGKPIVTLSDPVRSMDCKHIYGKKFIMHYIKSTKGLQAKCPITGCPKILREDRVVCDPLLRIEIEEMKAMSKESGPTNIVEDFTDLNEEESE, from the exons ATGGCATCCACCTCCTCCGCCTCCTCGTCGAGAATGAAGACTGCCGCAATGGCTCTTCAGTCTGATAATCAAACTATCATTGCt gaaattcgTAGAACTATGAACATGTTCAAGGATATAGCAGTTGATTTGGAGGCTGATCATCAATCTGAAATG GTGAAGGAGTTAGAAGTTGGTTTTATTCAATTGTTGGAAACTACGGGAGATTGCATGCATTTTTCAGCCGCAATTGAATCAATTGGGAATGGATATGAACCTAAAGAACAG CTAACAGATTTTAAGAAGCTGTTTGATGAAGAAATTGAAAAGCAAAAATCTAGATTGTCTGTTGCTCCTGAGAAAGATCCCCTATTTCGTCAGTTTACTGCAGCTGTGTGG AATGTTAATCATGCTGGACAACCTATGCCAGGTGAAGAGGAGGAGGATATTATAGTGACCAGTACACAGTCTAACCTTCTGAATGTTAACTGCCCACTAAGCGGAAAGCCTATTGTTACTTTGTCAGACCCTGTCCGTAG CATGGACTGCAAGCATATATACGGCAAGAAGTTTATAATGCACTACATAAAGAGCACGAAAGGGCTACAAGCTAAATGTCCCATCACAG GTTGCCCAAAAATATTACGGGAAGATAGAGTGGTTTGTGACCCATTACTACGGATTGAAATCGAAGAAATGAAAGCCATGAGCAAGGAAAGTGGGCCAACCAATATCGTAGAAGATTTTACTGACCTTAATGAAGAAGAATCAGAGTAA
- the LOC108224044 gene encoding probable aminotransferase TAT2, whose amino-acid sequence MENGGDTASTVTIKGILGLLMANVSDKEERRLISLGMGDPTAFSCFHTAAVAEDSVVESIRSRCFNGYAPTVGLPQTRLAIAGYLSRNLPYKLLSDDVYVTSGCTQAIELALSILARPGANILVPRPGFPIYELCAAFRHIEIRRYDLLPENGWEVDLKAVEALADSKTVAMVIINPGNPCGNVYSYQHLKKIAETAQRLKLPVIADEVYGHLAFGDNPFIPMGVFGSSVTVLTLGSLSKRWMVPGWRLGWFVTCDPNGFFKTPKTVERIKKYCDICGGPATFIQAAVPRILEQTEEIFHKRTISMLKQAADLCCKKIKEIPCMTCPQKPQGSMALMVKLNLSKVNDITDDIDFCFKLAQEESVIILPGLTVGLKNWVRITFAADPASLEEALDRVKSFAQRHTKKLIEQC is encoded by the exons ATGGAGAATGGCGGAGACACAGCATCGACTGTAACAATAAAGGGAATTCTTGGGTTGCTAATGGCGAATGTATCGGATAAAGAGGAGAGGAGATTGATTTCATTGGGAATGGGGGACCCCACGGCCTTTTCTTGCTTTCACACGGCTGCTGTTGCTGAAGATTCTGTTGTTGAATCCATTCGTTCACGCTGCTTCAATGGCTATGCTCCTACTGTGGGGCTTCCTCAAACTAGATT GGCAATTGCAGGATACTTATCCCGTAATCTTCCATATAAGTTATTATCAGATGATGTTTATGTCACATCTGGTTGCACACAAGCTATTGAACTAGCATTGTCCATTCTAGCTCGACCAGGTGCCAATATCTTGGTTCCAAGACCAGGATTTCCAATATATGAACTTTGTGCTGCTTTTAGACATATTGAAATCCGTCGTTATGACCTTCTTCCGGAGAACGGCTGGGAGGTTGATCTTAAAGCTGTTGAAGCTCTTGCTGACTCAAAAACTGTGGCAATGGTCATTATAAACCCTGGAAATCCTTGCGGCAATGTGTATAGTTATCAACATTTAAAAAAG ATTGCTGAAACTGCACAAAGACTCAAACTTCCTGTTATTGCTGATGAAGTTTATGGGCATTTAGCTTTTGGCGATAACCCTTTTATTCCCATGGGAGTTTTTGGATCCAGTGTTACTGTCCTTACTCTAGGATCCTTATCAAAAAGATGGATGGTACCTGGTTGGCGACTTGGTTGGTTTGTTACGTGTGATCCCAATGGATTCTTCAAAACACCAAAG ACTGTTGAGCGTATAAAAAAGTATTGCGACATTTGTGGTGGTCCGGCAACTTTCATACAG GCTGCTGTTCCTCGCATACTTGAGCAAACTGAAGAAATCTTCCACAAGCGAACCATTAGCATGCTTAAGCAAGCTGCAGATTTATGTTGCAAGAAGATAAAGGAAATTCCTTGCATGACTTGTCCACAGAAACCGCAAGGATCCATGGCTTTGATG GTTAAGCTGAATCTTTCCAAAGTCAATGATATTACTGATGATATCGACTTCTGTTTCAAGCTGGCCCAGGAAGAATCTGTGATCATCCTTCCTG GACTCACAGTTGGTCTCAAGAACTGGGTCCGGATAACTTTCGCCGCTGATCCAGCATCTCTCGAAGAAGCATTAGATAGAGTGAAGTCATTCGCTCAAAGGCACACGAAGAAACTAATAGAACAATGTTGA